In Scleropages formosus chromosome 20, fSclFor1.1, whole genome shotgun sequence, a single window of DNA contains:
- the znf281b gene encoding zinc finger protein 281b, translating to MSIIQDKLSSEFLRNGGMEPNFAPGMLMFSHLPPVASFTRLAAQSSLHDPPPEVVLKKERDSPDRSDGGGGFVHAMGIKQEKLTEPDYRMPLYGGGMGRGPDLLEMSLGGHQNLLVHDLSLSNLSGRVVKDPKETSSRRGRKSNSDGSEVKVRRKRGDSSKSMMLDGEGGALSPNSKPHICEHCNAAFRSSYHLRRHVLIHTGERPFRCSQCNMSFIQKYLLQRHEKIHSGEKPFSCDQCNMRFIQKYHMERHKRTHSGEKPYKCDTCQQYFSRTDRLLKHKRTCGEAIKKGLEPGMLDLGVAEGEGGSYAITQGNSSASGRKKSKSKASGEGGERKKKKAAETPMASGLALPNYAVEVPTVSSSSTLGGSGVHGRAPKLVFKKVGRKATDKGLVSLGESSGGPHEHKLLAEKSASMDLAGSSGMDHMGLLQGSGPKQGPTSSNYDDAMQFLKKRRYLHAANSGGDYGAGVVQMPPQHTVIQGVMDSEAPLNLLDSPIGGDVKHDKSGIPDEVLQSLLDHYSQKPDGPHDVPFDLADQHVDLHPPAGTPELGQEQESPGSSGDKAVTMHEYSKFLLQALERTSHSSSFPLGPTGPFPGLVASTGPPGGSLFSDKQVYTTSPLECGFNQSVTSALNSSLPKSHFGMLAGSGQPVFHLSSLETAHQQLTPSQELTEQIEKQHSPAYQIASSELAGQKERQTKGGATASGYQLASQDLSQMDPSKGVNVRSPYQIENFAQAFGFKSGSRVPLAFGPDSGGEADHRIRTPVSEFSGYTSLLADVSEPVSTGSKTSTSQSYR from the exons ATGAGTATTATCCAAGACAAGCTGAGCAGCGAGTTCCTGCGTAACGGCGGGATGGAGCCCAACTTTGCTCCTGGGATGTTGATGTTCAGCCACCTGCCACCTGTCGCCAGCTTCACGCGTTTGGCGGCGCAATCGTCGCTGCACGACCCACCCCCGGAGGTGGTCCTCAAGAAAGAGCGGGATTCTCCAGATCGCAGCGATGGCGGTGGTGGCTTCGTCCACGCCATGGGCATCAAACAGGAGAAGCTGACAGAACCAGACTACCGCATGCCTCTCTATGGCGGTGGCATGGGGAGGGGCCCTGACCTGCTGGAGATGTCCCTGGGCGGCCACCAGAACCTGCTGGTGCACGACCTCAGCCTAAGCAAT CTGTCGGGTAGGGTGGTGAAAGACCCCAAAGAGACTTCGTCGAGAAGAGGGCGGAAGTCAAACAGTGATGGATCAGAAGTGAAAGTGAGGAGGAAACGCGGCGACTCGTCCAAG TCGATGAtgctggatggggagggaggGGCCCTGTCCCCGAACTCGAAGCCACACATCTGCGAGCACTGCAACGCGGCCTTCCGCAGCTCATACCACCTGCGCAGACATGTGCTCATCCATACAG GTGAAAGGCCTTTCAGATGCAGCCAGTGTAACATGAGCTTCATCCAGAAGTATCTTCTCCAGCGGCATGAGAAGATACACAGCG GAGAGAAGCCCTTCAGCTGTGACCAGTGCAACATGCGATTCATCCAGAAGTACCATATGGAGAGGCACAAGAGGACCCACAGTGGAGAAAAGCCATATAAATGTGACACCTGCCAACAG TATTTTTCCAGGACAGACCGATTGCTAAAGCACAAAAGAACTTGTGGAGAAGCCATAAAGAAAGGGCTGGAACCTGGCATGTTGGACCTCGGGGTCGCTGAGGGCGAGGGTGGCAGCTATGCTATCACTCAGGGAAATTCAAGTGCTTCCGGACGCAAAAAGAGCAAATCCAAAGCCAGCGGCGAAGGCGGTGAgcgcaagaagaagaaggccgCCGAGACACCGATGGCCAGTGGCCTTGCTCTGCCGAATTATGCGGTGGAAGTCCCCACGGTGTCCTCCAGCAGCACCCTGGGTGGCTCGGGTGTACATGGCCGCGCCCCCAAGCTCGTCTTCAAGAAAGTTGGTCGCAAGGCCACGGACAAAGGGTTGGTTTCCCTGGGCGAGTCCTCCGGCGGTCCTCACGAGCACAAGCTGCTCGCAGAGAAATCTGCCTCCATGGACCTGGCCGGGAGCTCGGGTATGGACCACATGGGACTGCTGCAGGGCTCTGGGCCCAAGCAAGGCCCCACCAGCAGCAACTACGATGATGCCATGCAGTTCCTGAAGAAGCGCCGCTACCTGCATGCAGCCAACAGCGGCGGGGACTACGGGGCGGGTGTGGTGCAGATGCCCCCACAGCACACGGTGATCCAGGGAGTGATGGACAGCGAGGCGCCCCTGAACCTCCTGGACTCTCCCATCGGCGGCGACGTCAAGCACGATAAGTCGGGCATCCCCGACGAGGTGCTCCAGAGTCTGCTGGATCACTACTCGCAGAAGCCCGATGGTCCCCATGATGTCCCGTTCGACCTCGCAGACCAGCACGTGGACCTGCACCCCCCGGCGGGCACTCCCGAGCTCGGCCAGGAGCAGGAATCACCGGGCTCCTCGGGTGACAAGGCCGTCACCATGCACGAGTACTCCAAGTTTCTGCTGCAAGCCCTGGAGCGCACcagccacagcagcagcttCCCGCTGGGTCCCACTGGGCCCTTCCCTGGTCTTGTGGCCAGCACCGGGCCCCCAGGTGGCTCGCTCTTCTCCGACAAGCAGGTCTACACTACTTCCCCCCTGGAATGCGGCTTCAACCAGTCGGTTACCTCAGCCCTCAATTCCTCCTTGCCCAAGTCCCACTTCGGGATGCTGGCAGGCTCGGGTCAGCCGGTTTTCCACCTGAGCAGCCTGGAGACAGCGCACCAACAGCTGACGCCTTCTCAGGAGCTCACCGAGCAGATCGAGAAGCAGCACTCGCCCGCCTATCAGATCGCGTCCTCGGAGCTCGCCGGGCAGAAGGAGCGGCAGACCAAGGGTGGCGCAACCGCCTCCGGCTACCAGCTGGCCTCGCAGGACCTGTCCCAGATGGACCCCTCCAAGGGCGTCAATGTGCGCTCACCATACCAGATCGAGAACTTCGCCCAGGCCTTCGGGTTCAAGTCGGGCAGCCGGGTCCCCCTGGCATTTGGCCCCGACTCCGGCGGAGAGGCTGACCACAGAATACGGACTCCTGTATCAGAATTCTCAGGGTACACTAGCTTGTTAGCTGACGTTAGTGAGCCAGTTAGTACAGGATCCAAGACTTCGACAAGCCAAAGCTACAGGTAA
- the LOC108919172 gene encoding G protein-activated inward rectifier potassium channel 1-like isoform X1: MSALRRKFGDEYQVVNTNRAAVYAAPAKKKRQRFVEKNGRCNVQHGNLGGETSRYISDLFTTLVDLKWRWNLLIFILTYTIAWLVMASMWWIIAYIRGDLNRGDDPSYTPCVANVYNFPSAFLFFIETEATIGYGYRYITEKCPEGIILFLFQSLLGSIVDAFLIGCMFIKMSQPKKRAETLMFSQDAVISQRDGRLCLMFRVGNLRNSHMVSAQIRCKLIKSRQTPEGEFLPLDQCELDVGFGTGADQLFLVSPLTICHEINGKSPFFDLSQRSLMSEQFEIVVILEGIVETTGMTCQARTSYTEDEVLWGHRFLPVMSLEEGFFRVDYSQFHSTFEVPTPCYSVKEHEEKASLRSPVVTPSLADGRARKDRIFSLDCIDGAEERGNRIGGQQRASSGREGQRQRPEPRAGPQQSERASSTGDLPLQLQRLGSAAGRGEPGEGRHLGALQVRSVPMTQSTGDLLQARLPPALVPTPLPLPLPGARPEDSLPPKLRKMNAER; this comes from the exons ATGTCGGCGCTGCGGAGGAAATTCGGGGACGAGTACCAGGTGGTGAACACGAACCGCGCTGCCGTGTACGCGGCGCCCGCCAAGAAGAAGCGGCAGCGCTTCGTGGAGAAGAACGGCCGCTGCAACGTGCAGCACGGCAACCTGGGCGGCGAGACGAGCCGCTACATCTCGGACCTCTTCACCACCCTCGTGGACCTCAAGTGGCGCTGGAACCTGCTCATCTTCATCCTCACCTACACCATCGCCTGGCTCGTGATGGCCTCCATGTGGTGGATCATCGCCTACATCAGGGGAGACCTGAACCGCGGCGACGACCCCTCCTACACGCCGTGCGTGGCCAACGTGTACAACTTCCCGTccgccttcctcttcttcatcgAGACGGAGGCCACCATCGGCTACGGCTACCGCTACATCACCGAGAAGTGTCCGGAGGGcatcatcctcttcctcttccagtCGCTGCTGGGCTCCATCGTGGACGCCTTCCTCATCGGCTGCATGTTCATCAAGATGTCGCAGCCCAAGAAGCGGGCCGAGACGCTCATGTTCAGCCAGGACGCGGTCATCTCGCAGCGCGACGGCAGGCTCTGCCTCATGTTCAGGGTGGGCAACCTGAGGAACAGCCACATGGTGTCGGCGCAGATCCGCTGCAAACTCATCAAG tctCGTCAGACCCCGGAGGGCGAGTTCCTCCCGCTGGACCAGTGCGAGCTGGACGTAGGCTTTGGCACTGGAGCAGACCAGCTCTTCCTGGTTTCGCCTCTCACCATCTGCCATGAGATCAACGGCAAGAGCCCCTTCTTCGACCTCTCCCAGCGCTCCCTCATGAGCGAGCAGTTCGAGATCGTCGTCATCCTGGAGGGCATCGTGGAGACCACCG GTATGACTTGCCAGGCGCGGACCTCCTACACGGAGGACGAGGTGCTCTGGGGACACCGCTTCCTGCCCGTCATGTCCCTGGAGGAGGGCTTCTTCCGCGTGGACTACTCGCAGTTCCACAGCACCTTCGAGGTGCCCACACCCTGCTACAGCGTCAAGGAGCACGAGGAGAAGGCGTCGCTGCGCTCGCCCGTCGTCACGCCCAGCCTGGCCGACGGCCGCGCGCGCAAAGACCGCATCTTTTCGCTGGACTGCATCGACGGCGCCGAGGAGCGCGGCAACCGGATCGGCGGGCAGCAGCGCGCCAGCTCCGGGAGGGAGGGGCAGCGGCAGCGTCCGGAGCCGCGCGCGGGCCCCCAGCAGTCGGAGAGGGCCTCCAGCACGGGGGACCTGCCCTTGCAGCTGCAGCGCTTGGGCTCCGCGGCGGGGCGAGGCGAGCCTGGGGAGGGCCGCCACCTCGGCGCCCTGCAGGTGCGCTCCGTACCCATGACCCAGTCCACCGGGGACCTGCTTCAGGCCCGACTGCCCCCGGCCCTCGTTCCGACTCCGCTCCCGCTGCCGCTGCCGGGGGCCCGGCCCGAGGACAGCCTGCCTCCCAAGCTGCGCAAGATGAACGCTGAGCGCTGA
- the LOC108919172 gene encoding G protein-activated inward rectifier potassium channel 1-like isoform X2 has product MSALRRKFGDEYQVVNTNRAAVYAAPAKKKRQRFVEKNGRCNVQHGNLGGETSRYISDLFTTLVDLKWRWNLLIFILTYTIAWLVMASMWWIIAYIRGDLNRGDDPSYTPCVANVYNFPSAFLFFIETEATIGYGYRYITEKCPEGIILFLFQSLLGSIVDAFLIGCMFIKMSQPKKRAETLMFSQDAVISQRDGRLCLMFRVGNLRNSHMVSAQIRCKLIKVRGLHNNRPQTTATTECNFSSLQ; this is encoded by the exons ATGTCGGCGCTGCGGAGGAAATTCGGGGACGAGTACCAGGTGGTGAACACGAACCGCGCTGCCGTGTACGCGGCGCCCGCCAAGAAGAAGCGGCAGCGCTTCGTGGAGAAGAACGGCCGCTGCAACGTGCAGCACGGCAACCTGGGCGGCGAGACGAGCCGCTACATCTCGGACCTCTTCACCACCCTCGTGGACCTCAAGTGGCGCTGGAACCTGCTCATCTTCATCCTCACCTACACCATCGCCTGGCTCGTGATGGCCTCCATGTGGTGGATCATCGCCTACATCAGGGGAGACCTGAACCGCGGCGACGACCCCTCCTACACGCCGTGCGTGGCCAACGTGTACAACTTCCCGTccgccttcctcttcttcatcgAGACGGAGGCCACCATCGGCTACGGCTACCGCTACATCACCGAGAAGTGTCCGGAGGGcatcatcctcttcctcttccagtCGCTGCTGGGCTCCATCGTGGACGCCTTCCTCATCGGCTGCATGTTCATCAAGATGTCGCAGCCCAAGAAGCGGGCCGAGACGCTCATGTTCAGCCAGGACGCGGTCATCTCGCAGCGCGACGGCAGGCTCTGCCTCATGTTCAGGGTGGGCAACCTGAGGAACAGCCACATGGTGTCGGCGCAGATCCGCTGCAAACTCATCAAG GTGCGAGGGCTACATAACAACCGGCCGCAAACAACAGCTACGACCGAATGTAATTTCTCATCCCTTCAGTAA